The following proteins come from a genomic window of Mycolicibacterium rufum:
- a CDS encoding protein kinase domain-containing protein yields the protein MEGTPFGRYRLIEVLGRGGMGEVWRAHDTETDRVVALKVLPEQWASDETYLQRFRREAHAAARLNEPHVVPIHHYGEIDGRLYVDMRLIDGSDLQTLLHGGPLVPARAVAIVEQIAMALDAAHQAGLVHRDVKPSNILIARYDFAYLIDFGVARASQDTGLTNSAHLVGTLPYMAPERFRNGVSDARSDVYSLACVLAQCLTATTPFIGHSVEEQMMGHLTAPPPLPSQVDPYIPAAFDAVIAKGMAKNPGERYQSAWELALAARAALGDAAGREHVGAAPPTANGSGPGEAAATLLGPPVDDAPLSRTGDSIDDLLDRAVAAINRGDRAVASALADQVLAVDHRNPEAEDLLRVPTDRGEIRRLTIVSADVVDATDLALRVDPETYRLLIGRFRDVVRQIAAHYEGHVASSKADGLLVVFGYPNAHEDDVHRAVQAGLDIAHDIERLSEQAQRRFGATVAVRIGVHRGPVYLDTDQDDVYGLAVTQAAEVSALAPTGGVAVSHSVEPLIRNAFELEKMPSVAMPGSHEVVNPFRVLGERAYAGLTPMGPLVGRDREFARLDKSWRRAKAGTLTVPAVVLRGEAGIGKSRLAAAATELVQRDGGTVLELVGSPVHADVGLHPVRLLLERRAGITRLTEPVRRLQLLEAEVAGLGLDPQTEIPLLAPILGLDASLGYETPRAEGRKLQELIAAAVKTYLLTAFGDAPGLLLAEDAHWFDGSTLELVGALLGATEGRLLAVITGRDGNWLSDRWPAKVFDLSPLTDEQTDELVLALDPRVAPEQCAAVRQRCGGVPFYIEQVVNGLDPGTDVHHSTVPDSLYEPLFARLLAVPDVVPVVSAAAVIGRHVDRALLIAVSSLSEDAVDDVIDELEDAKVFEPHGRDAWKFRHELLREVAAELAPPSVRRTLHGKTADVLVGGAAGEPDWRLVAAHYEHAERHADAAAAYRQASADARRRGALEEARTYLTRSLTQLELCPPGRDRDRLEIEPRLERGFLTSTSEGYQSPSVAADLERCLQIVGSDLHDDQVFGTLLAVSSYYINKSDLRRANQLAEAMQAKPDEQRRVWSPAIACVQGMVTFLRGEFSRARGYFEEASAGFDDEGQNSMQELWFIPWDVVALAYEHLSMWHILHGDQAAADAAMARAMDRGDELAFPWGPYNQAYASHIEVWLRRECGQLDRARGVVADMVERAERYGIDFWHALGSTLGQATVDADIAMRAEQADPDRLGAQIDLLTQFTDFWRSLGLFAYQTQYDCVLSQLLIAAGRLGEARARIDTALRIADDTDMHFFDAELLRARARTHHDPDTRAADLGVAVALARHQGAPLFEVRAACDDVVLRGDDARGALADALSRLPPDCALPDVVHARSLLGWSSPGA from the coding sequence ATGGAGGGGACTCCCTTCGGGCGCTATCGATTGATCGAGGTGCTCGGACGCGGAGGTATGGGCGAGGTCTGGCGCGCCCACGACACCGAGACCGACCGGGTGGTGGCCCTGAAGGTGCTGCCCGAGCAGTGGGCTTCCGACGAGACCTATCTGCAGCGGTTCCGCCGCGAGGCGCATGCGGCCGCCCGCCTCAACGAACCCCACGTCGTCCCCATCCACCACTACGGCGAGATCGACGGGCGGCTCTACGTCGACATGCGCCTCATCGACGGCAGCGATCTGCAGACGCTGCTGCACGGCGGGCCGCTGGTGCCGGCGCGCGCGGTCGCGATCGTCGAACAGATCGCGATGGCCCTCGACGCCGCCCACCAGGCCGGGCTGGTGCACCGCGACGTCAAGCCGTCGAACATCCTGATCGCCCGGTACGACTTCGCGTATCTGATCGACTTCGGGGTGGCCCGCGCGTCGCAGGACACGGGCCTGACCAACTCCGCCCATCTGGTCGGGACGCTGCCCTACATGGCACCCGAGCGGTTCCGCAACGGTGTCAGCGACGCCCGCTCCGACGTCTACTCCCTGGCCTGCGTGCTGGCCCAATGTCTCACCGCGACAACGCCGTTCATCGGCCACAGTGTCGAGGAACAGATGATGGGCCATCTGACCGCCCCACCGCCGCTGCCGTCGCAGGTCGACCCGTACATCCCGGCGGCCTTCGACGCCGTCATCGCCAAGGGGATGGCCAAGAACCCCGGCGAGCGCTACCAGAGCGCGTGGGAACTCGCGCTGGCCGCCCGCGCCGCGCTCGGTGACGCGGCGGGCCGCGAGCACGTCGGCGCCGCACCGCCGACGGCCAACGGCTCCGGGCCCGGTGAGGCGGCCGCCACGCTGCTGGGCCCGCCCGTCGACGATGCCCCGCTGTCGCGGACCGGCGACTCCATCGACGACCTGCTCGACCGGGCCGTCGCCGCGATCAACCGCGGAGACCGGGCGGTCGCCTCCGCGCTCGCCGATCAGGTGCTCGCCGTCGACCACCGCAACCCCGAGGCCGAGGACCTGTTGCGGGTCCCCACCGACCGGGGCGAGATTCGCCGGCTGACCATCGTGTCCGCCGACGTCGTCGACGCCACCGACCTCGCGCTGCGGGTGGACCCCGAGACCTACCGGCTGCTGATCGGCCGGTTCCGGGACGTGGTCCGCCAGATCGCCGCGCACTACGAGGGCCACGTCGCGTCGTCGAAGGCCGACGGTCTGCTGGTGGTGTTCGGCTATCCCAACGCCCACGAAGACGACGTGCACCGCGCGGTGCAGGCCGGGCTCGACATCGCGCACGACATCGAACGGCTCAGCGAGCAGGCTCAGCGCCGGTTCGGGGCGACGGTCGCGGTTCGGATCGGCGTGCACCGCGGCCCGGTCTATCTCGACACCGACCAGGACGACGTGTACGGCCTGGCGGTCACGCAGGCCGCGGAGGTCTCGGCGCTGGCCCCGACGGGCGGGGTGGCGGTGTCGCATTCGGTGGAACCGTTGATCCGCAACGCCTTCGAGCTGGAGAAGATGCCGTCGGTGGCCATGCCGGGCTCGCACGAGGTGGTCAACCCGTTCCGTGTGCTCGGCGAGCGGGCTTACGCCGGGCTGACACCGATGGGTCCGCTCGTCGGCCGCGACCGCGAATTCGCGCGGCTCGACAAGAGCTGGCGACGGGCCAAGGCAGGCACCCTGACGGTGCCTGCCGTGGTGCTGCGCGGTGAGGCGGGCATCGGCAAGAGCCGGCTGGCGGCGGCGGCCACCGAACTCGTGCAGCGCGACGGCGGCACCGTGCTCGAACTCGTCGGCTCACCGGTGCACGCCGACGTCGGCCTGCACCCGGTCCGGCTCCTGCTGGAGCGCCGCGCCGGCATCACCCGGCTCACCGAACCGGTGCGCCGGCTACAGCTGCTCGAAGCCGAGGTCGCCGGGCTGGGCCTCGACCCACAGACCGAGATCCCCTTGCTGGCACCGATTCTCGGCCTCGACGCATCGCTGGGGTATGAGACCCCGCGGGCCGAGGGCCGTAAGCTGCAGGAGCTGATCGCCGCCGCGGTGAAGACGTACCTGCTGACCGCGTTCGGCGATGCGCCCGGGCTGCTGTTGGCCGAGGACGCGCACTGGTTCGACGGCTCGACGCTGGAACTGGTGGGCGCGCTGCTGGGCGCGACCGAGGGCCGGCTCCTGGCGGTGATCACCGGCCGCGACGGCAACTGGCTCTCCGACCGGTGGCCCGCCAAGGTCTTCGACCTGAGCCCGCTGACCGACGAACAGACCGACGAGTTGGTGCTCGCCCTGGATCCGCGGGTGGCGCCCGAGCAGTGCGCCGCGGTCCGGCAGCGCTGCGGCGGCGTGCCGTTCTACATCGAGCAGGTGGTCAACGGACTCGATCCGGGCACCGACGTGCACCACTCGACGGTGCCCGACTCCCTCTACGAACCGCTGTTCGCGCGCCTGCTGGCCGTCCCCGACGTGGTGCCGGTGGTGTCCGCGGCGGCCGTGATCGGCCGGCACGTGGACCGCGCGCTGCTGATCGCCGTGTCCTCGCTGAGCGAGGACGCGGTCGACGACGTCATCGACGAGCTCGAGGACGCCAAGGTCTTCGAGCCGCACGGGCGTGATGCCTGGAAGTTCCGGCACGAGCTGCTGCGCGAGGTGGCCGCGGAGCTTGCACCGCCCAGTGTGCGCCGCACCCTGCACGGCAAGACCGCCGACGTGCTGGTCGGTGGCGCCGCCGGGGAGCCCGATTGGCGGCTGGTGGCAGCACATTACGAGCATGCCGAGCGGCACGCCGACGCCGCGGCGGCCTACCGGCAGGCTTCGGCCGACGCGCGACGCCGCGGCGCGCTGGAGGAGGCGCGCACGTACCTCACCCGGTCGCTGACGCAACTCGAGCTCTGCCCGCCCGGGCGCGACCGCGACCGCCTCGAGATCGAGCCCCGGCTCGAGCGGGGCTTCCTCACCTCGACCTCCGAGGGATATCAGAGTCCCTCGGTGGCAGCGGATCTGGAGCGATGTCTGCAGATCGTGGGCTCCGATCTGCACGACGATCAGGTGTTCGGCACGCTGCTGGCCGTCAGCAGCTACTACATCAACAAGTCGGATCTGCGCCGGGCCAACCAGCTGGCCGAGGCCATGCAGGCCAAGCCCGACGAGCAGCGGCGGGTGTGGAGCCCGGCGATCGCGTGCGTGCAGGGCATGGTGACGTTCCTGCGCGGCGAGTTCAGCCGGGCGCGAGGGTATTTCGAGGAGGCCAGCGCCGGCTTCGACGACGAGGGCCAGAACAGCATGCAGGAGCTGTGGTTCATCCCGTGGGATGTCGTCGCGCTCGCCTACGAGCACCTGTCGATGTGGCACATCCTGCACGGCGACCAGGCGGCCGCCGACGCGGCGATGGCCAGGGCGATGGATCGCGGCGACGAGCTCGCGTTCCCCTGGGGTCCGTACAACCAGGCGTACGCGAGCCACATCGAGGTGTGGTTGCGCCGCGAGTGCGGCCAGCTCGACCGGGCCCGCGGCGTGGTGGCCGACATGGTCGAGCGGGCCGAGCGGTACGGCATCGACTTCTGGCACGCGCTGGGCTCCACGCTGGGGCAGGCCACCGTCGACGCGGACATCGCGATGCGCGCCGAGCAGGCCGATCCGGATCGACTCGGCGCCCAGATCGACCTGCTCACCCAGTTCACCGACTTCTGGCGGTCCCTGGGCTTGTTCGCCTATCAGACCCAGTACGACTGCGTGCTGAGCCAGTTGCTCATCGCGGCGGGCCGTCTGGGCGAGGCGCGGGCGCGGATCGACACCGCTCTGCGCATCGCCGACGACACCGACATGCACTTCTTCGACGCCGAGTTGCTGCGGGCCCGGGCCCGCACGCACCACGATCCGGACACCCGGGCCGCCGATCTCGGCGTCGCCGTGGCGCTGGCCCGCCACCAGGGGGCGCCGCTGTTCGAGGTGCGCGCCGCCTGCGACGACGTCGTGCTGCGCGGCGACGACGCCCGCGGCGCCCTCGCCGACGCGCTGTCGCGGCTGCCTCCGGACTGCGCGCTGCCCGACGTGGTGCACGCCCGCTCCCTCCTGGGGTGGTCAAGCCCAGGAGCGTGA
- a CDS encoding class I SAM-dependent methyltransferase, producing MDHMGVPAITDDDIDRMPRGGPNASCLDRLLQTDRQEYLDRESDAPADVARKRSVIRALDWAGRVFGNHDRFAALALDAVADVADPRILELGAGHGGLSRRLLEWHPSARVTVTDVEPSSVAAIAAGDLGSHPRATVRHMDATALDAADGEFDLAVFALSFHHLPPAAAARVLAEGTRAAATLLIIDLPRPPAPLHLMRLAAMVPLAPFLPFVHDGVISSLRAYSPSALRALAAHADPTIRVELRGGLTGPQVLLARRDAQVLA from the coding sequence ATGGACCACATGGGTGTGCCAGCGATCACCGATGACGACATCGACCGGATGCCCCGCGGCGGACCGAATGCATCATGCCTGGACCGTCTGCTGCAGACCGACCGGCAGGAGTACCTCGACCGCGAGTCCGATGCCCCCGCCGACGTCGCCCGCAAGCGCAGCGTGATCCGGGCGCTCGACTGGGCCGGGCGCGTGTTCGGCAACCACGACCGGTTCGCCGCGCTGGCGCTCGACGCGGTGGCCGACGTCGCCGACCCGCGGATCCTCGAACTAGGCGCCGGGCACGGCGGCCTGTCCCGCCGGCTGCTGGAGTGGCACCCGTCGGCGCGCGTCACGGTCACCGACGTCGAGCCGTCCTCGGTGGCGGCGATCGCGGCCGGCGACCTGGGCTCCCATCCCCGGGCGACGGTCCGGCACATGGACGCCACGGCACTCGACGCCGCCGACGGCGAGTTCGACCTCGCGGTGTTCGCGCTGTCGTTCCACCACCTGCCGCCGGCGGCGGCCGCACGGGTGCTCGCCGAGGGCACCCGCGCCGCGGCCACCCTGTTGATCATCGACCTGCCCCGGCCGCCGGCGCCGCTGCACCTGATGCGGCTGGCGGCCATGGTGCCGCTGGCGCCGTTCCTGCCGTTCGTGCACGACGGCGTCATCAGCTCGCTGCGGGCGTACAGCCCGTCGGCGCTGCGGGCCCTGGCCGCGCACGCCGACCCGACGATCCGCGTCGAGTTGCGCGGCGGGCTGACCGGGCCCCAGGTGCTGCTCGCCCGGCGCGACGCCCAAGTCCTTGCTTGA
- the glpK gene encoding glycerol kinase GlpK, producing MADFVAAIDQGTTSTRCMIFDHDGAEVGRHQLEHEQILPKAGWVEHNPVEIWERTGSVLATALNSTKLSTTDLAALGITNQRETSLVWNRRTGRPYHNAIVWQDTRTDRIASALDRDGRGDVIRRKAGLPPATYFAGGKVQWILDNVDGVRADAEKGDAIFGTTDTWVLWNLTGGHRGGVHVTDVTNASRTMLMNLETLDWDDELLSFFGIPRQMLPEIRPSSVTDPFGTTLDTGPADGEIPITGILGDQQAAMVGQVCLDVGEAKNTYGTGNFLLLNTGEKIVRSDNGLLTTVCYQFADAKPVYALEGSIAVTGSAVQWLRDQLGIISGASQSEALARQVEDNGGVYFVPAFSGLFAPYWRSDARGAIVGLSRYNTNAHVARATLEAICYQSRDVVDAMEADSGVHLEVLKVDGGITANDLCMQIQADVLGVDVVRPQVAETTALGAAYAAGLGVGFWDGPEDLRANWQEGKRWSPDWSDEQRSDGYAGWQKAVQRTLDWVDVD from the coding sequence GTGGCCGATTTCGTGGCAGCCATCGACCAGGGCACCACCAGCACCCGGTGCATGATCTTCGACCACGACGGAGCCGAGGTGGGACGCCATCAGCTCGAGCACGAGCAGATCCTGCCGAAGGCGGGCTGGGTGGAGCACAATCCCGTCGAGATCTGGGAGCGCACCGGGTCGGTGCTGGCCACGGCGCTGAACTCGACCAAGCTCTCCACCACCGACCTGGCGGCGCTCGGCATCACCAACCAGCGCGAGACGTCGCTGGTGTGGAACCGGCGAACGGGACGGCCGTACCACAACGCGATCGTCTGGCAGGACACCCGCACCGACCGGATCGCCTCGGCGCTCGACCGCGACGGCCGCGGGGACGTCATCCGGCGCAAGGCCGGTCTGCCGCCGGCCACCTACTTCGCCGGCGGCAAGGTGCAGTGGATCCTCGACAACGTCGACGGGGTGCGCGCCGACGCCGAGAAGGGCGACGCGATCTTCGGCACCACCGACACCTGGGTGCTGTGGAACCTGACCGGCGGGCACCGCGGCGGCGTGCACGTCACCGACGTCACGAACGCCAGCCGCACCATGCTGATGAACCTGGAGACCCTCGACTGGGACGACGAACTGCTGTCGTTCTTCGGGATCCCGCGCCAGATGCTGCCCGAGATCCGCCCGTCGTCGGTCACCGATCCCTTCGGCACGACACTCGACACCGGACCCGCCGACGGCGAGATCCCGATCACCGGCATCCTCGGCGACCAGCAGGCCGCGATGGTCGGCCAGGTGTGCCTGGACGTCGGCGAGGCCAAGAACACCTACGGCACCGGCAACTTCCTGCTGCTCAACACCGGCGAGAAGATCGTCCGCTCCGACAACGGCCTGCTGACCACGGTCTGCTACCAGTTCGCGGACGCGAAGCCGGTGTACGCGCTGGAGGGCTCGATCGCGGTGACCGGCTCGGCGGTGCAATGGTTGCGCGACCAGCTCGGCATCATCAGCGGCGCCTCGCAGAGCGAGGCGCTGGCCCGTCAGGTCGAGGACAACGGCGGCGTCTACTTCGTTCCCGCGTTCTCCGGGCTGTTCGCGCCGTACTGGCGCTCCGACGCCCGCGGCGCGATCGTCGGGCTGTCCCGCTACAACACCAACGCCCACGTCGCCCGCGCCACCCTCGAGGCGATCTGCTACCAGAGCCGCGACGTCGTCGACGCGATGGAGGCCGACTCCGGCGTGCACCTCGAGGTGCTCAAGGTCGACGGCGGCATCACCGCCAACGACCTGTGCATGCAGATCCAGGCCGACGTGCTCGGCGTCGACGTGGTGCGCCCGCAGGTCGCCGAGACCACCGCGCTCGGCGCCGCCTACGCGGCGGGGCTGGGCGTCGGGTTCTGGGACGGACCGGAGGACCTGCGCGCCAACTGGCAGGAAGGCAAGCGCTGGAGCCCGGACTGGTCCGACGAGCAGCGCTCCGACGGCTACGCGGGCTGGCAGAAGGCCGTGCAGCGCACCCTCGACTGGGTCGACGTCGATTAG
- a CDS encoding peptide chain release factor 3 gives MTTSTASAKPDLLSAEAGRRRTFAVISHPDAGKSTLTEALVLHAKAITEAGAIHGKAGRRATVSDWMEMEKARGISITSTALQFPYTTQAGNTCVINLLDTPGHADFSEDTYRVLTAVDSAVMLIDAAKGLEPQTLKLFQVCRHRRIPIITVINKWDRPGRHALELMDEINERIGLKPTPLTWPVGIAGDFQGVLDRRTGMFIRYTRTAGGATAAPEEHLAPDAAHKAAGVDWDTAVEESELLSADDADFDPETFRDCSSTPVLFTSAALNFGVNQLLDVLAELAPPPSGALDVDGNRREATAPFSAFVFKVQAGMDSAHRDRIAYARVCSGTFERGDVLTHATTGKPFVTKYAQSVFGQQRSTLDTAWPGDVIGLANAAALRPGDTLYADVAVEYPPIPSFSPEHFAVARGTDPSKHKQFRKGIEQLDQEGVVQVLRSDRRGDQAPVLAAVGPMQFEVASHRMATEFGAPVALEGLPYTVARVCDPDGAETLQKLASVEVFTRTDGVLLAVFSTKWRLENVARENPTVSLRSLVAAED, from the coding sequence ATGACGACCTCAACCGCCAGCGCCAAACCCGACCTGCTGTCGGCCGAGGCGGGCCGTCGGCGCACGTTCGCCGTCATCAGCCACCCCGACGCCGGCAAGTCCACGCTCACCGAGGCGCTGGTGCTCCATGCCAAGGCGATCACCGAGGCCGGCGCCATCCACGGCAAGGCGGGCCGGCGCGCCACGGTGTCGGACTGGATGGAGATGGAGAAGGCGCGCGGTATCTCGATCACCTCGACGGCGCTGCAGTTCCCGTACACGACGCAGGCAGGCAACACCTGCGTGATCAACCTGCTCGACACCCCGGGCCACGCCGACTTCTCCGAGGACACCTACCGGGTGCTCACCGCGGTCGATTCCGCGGTGATGCTGATCGACGCGGCCAAGGGCCTGGAACCGCAGACGCTCAAGCTCTTTCAGGTGTGCCGGCACCGCCGGATCCCGATCATCACGGTGATCAACAAGTGGGACCGGCCGGGCCGGCACGCGCTGGAGCTGATGGACGAGATCAACGAGCGCATCGGGCTCAAGCCCACGCCGCTGACGTGGCCGGTCGGCATCGCCGGTGACTTCCAGGGCGTGCTGGACCGCCGCACCGGCATGTTCATCCGCTACACCCGCACCGCGGGCGGCGCCACCGCGGCACCCGAGGAACACCTCGCGCCGGACGCCGCGCACAAAGCCGCGGGTGTCGACTGGGACACCGCGGTCGAGGAGTCCGAACTGCTGTCGGCCGACGACGCGGACTTCGACCCGGAGACGTTCCGCGACTGCAGCTCCACGCCGGTGCTGTTCACCTCGGCCGCGCTGAACTTCGGCGTCAACCAGTTGCTCGACGTGCTCGCCGAACTGGCGCCCCCGCCCAGCGGCGCGCTCGACGTCGACGGCAACCGCCGCGAGGCGACGGCGCCGTTCAGCGCGTTCGTGTTCAAGGTGCAGGCCGGTATGGACTCCGCCCACCGGGACCGGATCGCGTACGCCCGGGTGTGTTCGGGCACCTTCGAACGCGGTGACGTGCTGACCCACGCCACCACCGGCAAGCCGTTCGTCACCAAGTACGCGCAGTCGGTGTTCGGCCAGCAGCGTTCCACGCTGGACACCGCCTGGCCGGGGGACGTGATCGGGCTCGCCAACGCCGCGGCGCTGCGCCCGGGCGACACGCTCTACGCCGACGTCGCCGTCGAGTACCCGCCGATCCCGAGCTTCTCGCCGGAACACTTCGCGGTCGCCCGCGGCACGGATCCCAGCAAGCACAAGCAGTTCCGCAAGGGCATCGAGCAGTTGGACCAAGAGGGCGTGGTGCAGGTGCTGCGTTCGGACCGCCGCGGCGATCAGGCCCCAGTGCTGGCAGCGGTGGGCCCGATGCAGTTCGAGGTGGCCAGCCACCGGATGGCGACCGAGTTCGGCGCCCCGGTCGCGCTCGAGGGGCTGCCCTACACCGTGGCCCGGGTCTGCGATCCGGACGGCGCCGAGACGCTGCAGAAGCTGGCCTCGGTGGAGGTGTTCACCCGCACCGACGGCGTGCTGCTGGCGGTGTTCTCCACGAAGTGGCGCCTGGAGAACGTGGCGCGGGAGAACCCGACGGTGAGCCTGCGCTCGCTGGTCGCCGCCGAGGACTAA
- a CDS encoding oxidoreductase: protein MDSFALGSHTVGRVGFGAMQLPGPGVFGPPRDHDQAIAVLQRVPQLGINHIDTAQFYGPDVANDLIREALHPYPADLALVSKVGARRDAEGNWTPAQQPDELRADIEQNLATLGTDRLAAVNLRIHSGDPNAVGPVDRALFDRQLDAMIAARDEGLIDGIGLSSVSVEHLQIALERTEIATVQNAYNLVDRTSQPVLDLCTERGIAFVPFFPLGSAFHADNPVLGHPAVRAEAEKLGRTPAQIALAWTLSVAPNVLLIPGTSSVAHLEENTAVAQIELDAETKQALDAAA, encoded by the coding sequence ATGGACAGTTTTGCGCTCGGCTCGCACACCGTCGGCCGCGTCGGGTTCGGCGCCATGCAGCTTCCCGGGCCCGGGGTGTTCGGCCCGCCCCGCGATCACGACCAGGCCATCGCGGTGCTGCAGCGGGTCCCGCAACTCGGCATCAACCACATCGACACCGCCCAGTTCTACGGCCCCGACGTCGCGAACGACCTGATCCGCGAGGCCCTGCACCCCTACCCCGCCGATCTGGCGCTGGTGAGCAAGGTCGGCGCCCGCCGTGACGCCGAGGGGAACTGGACGCCCGCCCAGCAGCCCGACGAGCTGCGTGCCGACATCGAGCAGAACCTCGCCACCCTGGGCACCGACCGGCTGGCCGCGGTCAATCTCCGCATCCATTCCGGCGATCCGAACGCGGTCGGCCCCGTCGACCGTGCGCTGTTCGACCGTCAGCTCGACGCGATGATCGCCGCCCGCGACGAAGGGCTCATCGACGGGATCGGGCTGAGCAGCGTCTCCGTGGAGCACCTGCAGATCGCGCTCGAGCGCACCGAGATCGCGACCGTGCAGAACGCCTACAACCTGGTCGACCGGACCTCGCAGCCGGTGCTGGACCTGTGCACCGAGCGCGGCATCGCGTTCGTCCCGTTCTTCCCGCTGGGCTCGGCCTTCCACGCCGACAACCCGGTGCTCGGGCACCCGGCCGTGCGCGCTGAGGCCGAGAAACTCGGGCGCACCCCGGCCCAGATCGCGCTGGCATGGACGCTGAGCGTGGCGCCCAATGTGCTGCTGATCCCGGGTACGTCGTCGGTGGCGCACCTCGAGGAGAACACGGCCGTCGCGCAGATCGAACTCGATGCGGAGACCAAACAGGCCCTCGACGCCGCGGCGTGA
- a CDS encoding PadR family transcriptional regulator, with protein sequence MNTPFTPPEHPFEGRGFGFGFGPQQRRALHEHRRAARREFRDHLREHRGQAGFGPGFGGFGPGPGFGPGGGFGPGFGFGPGGRGGGRRGGGRGRRGDVRAAILTLLTERPMHGYEMIQEIDERSQQLWKPSPGSVYPTLQLLVDEGLLVATESEGSKKLFELTDDGRAAAGKIETPPWDEITEGADPTAMGLRSAVGQLMGAVAQSAHAASTEQQQRIVEIVNTARREIYQVLGED encoded by the coding sequence ATGAACACCCCTTTCACACCCCCGGAACACCCTTTCGAGGGGCGCGGCTTCGGCTTCGGCTTCGGCCCCCAGCAGCGTCGCGCCCTGCACGAGCACCGCCGGGCCGCCCGGCGCGAGTTCCGTGACCACCTGCGCGAGCACCGCGGTCAGGCCGGATTCGGCCCGGGCTTCGGCGGTTTCGGCCCCGGTCCCGGGTTCGGCCCGGGCGGCGGTTTCGGCCCCGGCTTCGGCTTCGGGCCCGGCGGACGCGGCGGCGGACGACGCGGCGGTGGCCGCGGTCGACGCGGCGACGTGCGCGCGGCGATCCTCACCCTGCTGACCGAACGGCCGATGCACGGCTACGAGATGATCCAGGAGATCGACGAGCGCAGCCAGCAACTGTGGAAGCCCAGCCCCGGCTCGGTGTATCCCACCCTGCAACTGCTGGTCGACGAGGGCCTGCTGGTGGCCACCGAATCCGAGGGCAGCAAGAAGCTCTTCGAGCTGACCGACGACGGGCGTGCCGCCGCCGGGAAGATCGAGACCCCGCCGTGGGACGAGATCACCGAGGGCGCCGACCCCACCGCGATGGGCCTGCGCAGCGCCGTGGGCCAGCTGATGGGCGCGGTCGCGCAGTCCGCGCACGCCGCGAGCACCGAACAGCAGCAGCGCATCGTCGAGATCGTCAACACCGCCCGCCGCGAGATCTACCAGGTCCTCGGCGAGGACTGA
- a CDS encoding PadR family transcriptional regulator yields the protein MSLRMAALGLLAQRPGSGYDLLKLFENSMANVWPATQSQLYSELNKLADAGLIEVCDIGPRGRKVYRITAPGRAELRRWMADPGEDPPFRSASLLRVFLLGQIPERQARQHLEETVEQSRAEIARLADLRDTVGLTDSSPVDDDAFFALAALDYGLRLNAMQAEWARDVLTRMDRRRK from the coding sequence ATGAGTCTTCGGATGGCGGCACTCGGCCTGCTGGCTCAGCGGCCCGGTAGCGGCTACGACCTGCTCAAGCTGTTCGAGAACTCGATGGCCAACGTGTGGCCCGCCACCCAGAGCCAGCTGTACTCCGAACTGAACAAACTCGCCGACGCCGGCCTCATCGAGGTCTGCGACATCGGTCCGCGCGGTCGCAAGGTGTACCGCATCACCGCGCCGGGGCGTGCTGAACTGCGCCGCTGGATGGCCGACCCGGGCGAGGATCCGCCGTTCCGCAGCGCCTCGCTGCTCCGGGTGTTCCTCCTCGGCCAGATTCCGGAGCGCCAGGCGCGACAGCACCTCGAGGAGACCGTCGAGCAGTCCCGGGCGGAGATCGCCCGGCTCGCCGACCTGCGCGACACCGTCGGACTGACCGATTCGTCTCCCGTCGACGACGACGCGTTCTTCGCCCTGGCGGCGCTCGATTACGGCCTGCGCCTCAACGCCATGCAGGCCGAGTGGGCGCGCGATGTCCTCACCCGGATGGACCGCCGCCGGAAATGA